CTAAGCAAATGCACCTAATGTCTGAAGCTGCAGTTCCTCTTGTAGtgagcaggattactatggcaacaacacatcatcagttgggtaaaactaacctgtctcacaACGGTCTAATCCCAGCTCATGTTCCCTATTAAtgggtgaacaatccaacgcttggtgaattctgcttcagaatgataggaagagccgacatcgaaggatcaaaaagcgacATCGACatgaacgcttggccgccacaagccagttatccctgtggtaacttttctgacacctcctgcttaCAACCCAAGAAGTCAGAAGGATCCTTTTTGTGTTTTTCCAAAACTTTCTGTGCTTGTGGAAGAAAACCAGAAAGTTTCCATCCTGCCCACACTAAACCTGTCTGGCAAGACCTAAGGTCTGTACACAGTAgcacatgtgtcctggggagcatcCCGGGGTAAAGGCCGGCAAGAGCCCTTGGCCGGCTGAGTGAGcgagagtgggtgtggcctgttcCATGTGTCTGGAAAGTAGCATTTTTCCTTGCACCACAGAAGGCTCTATAAAAAGGCAGGctttgacaagttggtaaaatgcggtatggatcctaattctgtcaggtggattgataacctAACATGGTCTCCCCACCGTAATATTAGTCTTTCCTTGGCCAAGAATAAATCACAGGCCATTAGtcgcttccacttccagaagggcaaccaatatgTGCCTGTGGCTCTTCGGGTTTTTCAAACCTCTGTGATCCCTCAACTGGGATTCCtgtatggatccagtctctgaataaaAAAGCTGATTGTATGTCTGCAGCTTTCTACCGCAGAATTTTAGGCTTACCGAATTCGGTAACGTATTTGACTTTATGCACCAAGCTGGGTCTACACACTATTGAATCACGTGCTTTgattttatccatcaaatactgGCTCCATATTTTCTTTAGTCCCCCGCCAAAtagtctccttgcacttcttccatatgaCCACTATACTTCGAAATGGTCCATTGtcattgcctctaaaattaaatccataggcattgaccttgattctttagctaactctggagaggatcatagcgtttatgttagccagactaaacgtatttccttctgcaatggttgaaggcaggtataggagaattccccacaatgaaagaatttacaggtattgccatacagaaccagactcagtttgccatatcattctgggatgtgagttgtataacaacaaacgcTCTgacttcataaaatcatagaatcatagagttggaaggggccatacaggccatctagtccaaccccctgctcaatgcaggatcagcccaaagcatcctaaagcatccaagaaaagtgtgtatccaacctttgcttgaagtctgccagtgagggggagctcaccacctccttgggcagcctattccactgctgaactactctgactgtgaaaaactttttcctgatatctagcctatatcgttgtacttgaagtttaaacccattactgcgtgtcctgccctcctccaagtgacaacctttcaaatacttaaagagggctatcatgtcccctctcaacctccttttctccaggctgaacattcccaagtccctcaacctatcttcatagggcttggtcccttggccccagatcatcttcgtcgctctcctctgtaccctttcaattttatctacgtccttcttgaagtgaggtctccagaattgcacacagtactccaggtgtggtctgaccagtgccgtatacaatgggactatgacatcttgtgattttgatgtgatgcccctgttgatacagcccaaaatggcatttgccttttttaccgctgcatcacattgcctgctcatgtttagtttacaatccacaagtaccccaaggtctcgttcacacacagtgctacctagaagcgtatcccccatccagtaggcatgcttttcatttttctgacccagatgcagaactttacatttatctttattaaattgcatcttgttctcatttgcccatttttccattgtgttcagatctcgttgaactatctatcttccggagtatttgccagtcctcccaatttggtgtcatctgcaaacttgatgagtagtccctccacccccttatctagatcattaataaatatgttaaaaagtaccgggccgagcaccgagccctgaggtaccccgctactcacctctctccagtctgatgaaacaccattgacaacaactctttgagtgcggttctctaaccaattccctatccacttaactatctcaaaatccagattgcagtccttcaacttatccatcagaaaatcatggggaaccttgtcaaaagctttactaaaatccaagtaaacaacatcaaccgaatttccccgatccagcaaacctgttacttggtcaaaaaaggaaaccaggttggtctggcaggacctgttggagacaaatccatgctgacttccttggatcaccaaattgtcctccagatgtttgcagatcgctccctttaatatctgctccattatctaccCCACAACaaagatcagactcactggtctgtagtttcccgggtcatccttcctcccttttttgaagatcggaataacgtttgctctcttccagtcctccgggacatctccagtccttaaagaggttccgaagatgatggacaagggctgtgcaagttctctggaaagttctttgagcactctcgggtgcatttcatccggaccaggggatttgaactaatccagtacagctaaatgcctctcgacaacctctctatccatgttaacctgccactcagacactatcctttggctacggccatctctagatgtgcctaaacactttgacctgcgggaaaaaacagatgtaaaataggcactaagcttttctgctttttctgcatcctccgttagagtttgtccatccgcacccaacagtgggccaattgcctccttgactttacgtttgctcctcacataactgaaaaatcttttcttgttacaatgggcttccctggccaatcttagctcactctcagctttggcctttctgatgattgatctacagtgcctagtaacctgtaggtactcttctttagagctctgtccttccctccatttcctgaacattttccttttctttcttagttcctcttgaagttctctgttcatccaaataagcttcttaaagctcctgcagtcttttcgtctttctgggatagtcatggattgagcatgcaatagctcttgtttgagtagcgcccacccttcccatgctcccttcccttccagcattctcgtccatggtatgacactcatcatgactctgagtgtcagacgttgcaagaactcacaaccaacttcttagaaatagaaagtttaattGAAAAGTACTTCATACATCTAtgctggcgaagtcaaatctggcttgaagacagatttgcttcttcttatcaatactattctcccgcccaaaacttgaaagttcccaagggaggggagagtgagagaggatacacatacaattaaaaacagggtTGGAAGGTCACCCAGCCGTTGGCCGCCGGGCTCGCAGAAGTCCGCCTGCAACTCGCGCAGCAAGCGCCTTGCCTCACGCTGCGACTCAGGAGCCAACTCTCCCGACAccgtctgcagccagttggtcaccctgccgattctctgctgcaactcctgcacctcgaGGGTGGTCGCCATTCCTCGACTGGGGACCCCAACAGGCAGTTGATCaggccacagctcatcacctgtcaggtggtcgtacttagacaaacgcctgcgttcagtgatgtgcttttccaggaactctgcGTGGCCCGGAGTCGCATCTCCCAGGGCCCTGGCCATGCCCGAGCTAAATGAGCCCGCGCCGGCCACCTCACCCTGCGAgtagtcccaatccaggccctcttcctgctcggtatagatattaccttcgtcctgcatgttggcaggggaaaggtgttgtgagatttgacttaatgtcagacgttgcaagaactcacaaccaacttcttagaaatagaaagtttaattGAGAAGTACTTCGTACATCTAtgctggcgaagtcaaatctggcttgaagacagatttgcttcttcttatcaatactattctcccgcccaaaacttgaaagttcccaagggaggggagagtgagagaggatacacatacaattaaaaacagtgttactttcacatggccttggctgccttggctgtctcagataagatggtatttgcagtagaaccagacccagccgagaggccccacaaaagagataatggttacaataacatacatttcactttcagctagttagcatgatataggacctggagcttccaggcaccaagcaataaaactgacatggaagaactcaggctaattaatGGCAGGGTTTTCTAATCCTGacactgagtttattaaagtttgccctatgaaaatccaacatccgcgtctggctacaagcttccttggctccccatctcaaaaggaattctatgaggacatggtcacttccccctagggtccccacctccttcacctcatccaccaactcttgcctgttggtcagtattaagtccagtatggctgaacctcttgtggattcatctaccatttgataaatgaaattgtcagccaggcaggtcagaaacttgcatgactgaggatgcttcgcagaatttgtttcccagcacacatctgggacttgatctccccacttctacccttccctaatgtctcagatggcagggctcttgaattgctgcttattgataattgctcggagaccactgaatgGGTAGCCAAGTTTTAATCTATAAtaatgacccacagggtaaagaagtaagcttcatctttttgtatttgctgctcccttgcctgctgtaactttcctcacagttttttagacttgtattacagaactgatttatatattgttttatatcatgAATGCTAttaaagcaggggtcctcagCCCCCggtcagcggcccggtaccgggccgcaaaggccatggtaacGGGCCGCCAGCgaccgcgccttcctccccccccgcagcgagaggggggaagaagcaggcacggccgctggcacgccagcaacgcaaacgcgcacgcgcggagctgccgcacatgtgggtttgcgccccctgctggcgaaaacgcgcatgtgcgacaactgcacgtgcgtgtttgcgagcggcggccgggccgccggctctctccaacccttggaggcggtccccgactactagaaggttggggaccgctgcattaaagattttgtattgtattgtattgtattgtaactggttgacagatcgtacccaaaagGTAGTTGTTACTGGGTCAGCATCCACttctcgagaagtgggctaaactgaataaaatgaagttcaatagggacaaatgtaaagttctacatttaggtaggaaaaaccaagtacaccaatataagatgggggagacttgtcttggcagtagcatgtgcgaaaagaatctaggagtcttagtagaccatacaggcatttggttgagaccaggcataactaaccaacagcgaatgaagggcctctgctcccccccccccccagaactccaccagcgTGCTccggacctgttgtgccattgcattGTTACATTCTTACACTgatatattatattgttatactgttacaaccactgttattattgtatgattattaacaaagattgtttcatgtatggttcataagttcaatgtaaaccaccctgtgcctctggggagggcggtatataaatacatacatacatacatacatacatacatacattgaacgtgagtcagcagtgtgactcagtggctaaaaaggcaaataggatattgggctgtatcaaatggagtatcgtgtccagatcacgggaggtgatgatacagctttactctgctctggttcggcctcacttggagtcctgtgttcaattttgggcaacccagttgaaaagggatgttgacaaactggaatgtccagaggagggcaagaaagatggtgaggggtttcgagacaaagttgtatgaggaaaatttggaggagcttggtctctttacgctggagaagagatgactgagaggggatctgataaccatcttcaagtatttaaaaggctgccatattgagaatagagcagagtagttctctcttgtccctgagagacagaccagaaccaatgggatgaaattaatacaaaagaaattccatctaaacatcaggaagaagttcctgctagttagagcggtttctcagtggaacaggcttcctcgggaggtgatgggttctccatctttggaaattttaaacagaggctggatagccatctgacggagaggctaattttgtcaaggttcaagggggtggcaggttatagatcatgagcgacagggttgtgagtgttcttcATTATGCaggagactggactagatgactcaggaggtcccttccaactctatgattctttgtgtcTATATTGTGTGAACGTGTGTCACCTTACCACCTATTTTTTTATCTCTTTAAGGACATGTTGTTTGGAGAACTGTCGGATTCCAGTGATGAAGAAGTGGACCAGGACACTCAAAAGATTAAAAACATGCCAGAAAACAGTTATCAGAGCACCCCAGCAACTTACACAGGGTCCAAAAAGAATCCACTAGAACCGCTGAGAACATCTGACTCTTCTGGTATTAAAAATAAGAGCAGTGATCCTTGCAAGTCAGTTGGGAGACCAACAGTCTTACTACAGAACAAGTCAGTGCTCTGGCCTAATAAGATAGGTGCCAAAtcaaaagagggagagaagcatCTAGAAGAAAACTGCGAATGTATGGAAAGAACCCCCAAAATAACATTTCACAGTACAGAAATGGTTGCTAAAAGTCCAGCTGAcaagacagaaacagaaaacaaaactttgGTATGTGACAGGATGTCTGTTAACTGCCATCAGGAACAAGAGAAAAGAGTTGAACCAGGACATGTGCTGGAAGTGGTTACCAGTAGCTTGGAACGAGTGGTAAAAGAGTCTACTGACTTAATAAAAGACGAGACAAAGGAAGAGCTCACAGGAACTGTAGAAACATCAATGTCTTCTTTTACAGAAGATGATCAGTGTCCACCTCAGAAAGGAGGCAAGCCACAGGAAACCAAAGAGCCTGTTTTAGCTACTGAAAATAAGCTGGTAGTTGGCAGATGTGGCCCCAGCAATGTGATCAGAGCAGCAGTGACGAGAAAGGGCTCTAGGGACATCCAGGCAGAATCTGATTTGGGAAGAGCAGGACTTCCTAATGACCACACAGCAcctgagcaaaacaaaacagaaggatCAGGTATGTGGCATAATGGCGGACCAGAGTTCACAGACCAAGGAATGAATTTTGGATGTTTTGACCTTCCTTCTGAAACAGATCATCACACTGATCAGGTCCAGTGTGAGCATGCTGAGGTCATGGTCATGCAGACTGCTAAAGAACATGCTGGTGCCTCCGGTGCATTCATCAAACTTCACTGGGCAGAAGAAGCCCACAGCAAGGAAGATGGATGCCACAGAGCTAGTGAAGATGATGTAAATGGAGAGGCAGAATTGGACGGTGCTGATGCTTTGAGCCTGAAGTCCAGAGCAGTTGATGAACAGGAGGATTCCCTGGCTTGTTCCAGCAAAGTGGCCCAGACTAGGAATGAATGTAGCATTGCTCCTTCTCATTCTAAAAATGAAGAGGGTGATAAGCTAAAAACTGAAGTTGAAAATATTGCAAGCAAAGATAAAATGCCTGGAAGCAACTTAGAGGAAACCCCGTCATCGCTGGTCGTAACAAATGGCTGCCCCCATGTTGACAAAAAAGATTATTGCCTGTTGTTACAAGAGGAGCCAGGTAATGTGAACTCTCCTGTGTTACCAACCCAAGTGTCTGTTGTCAAAGATGGATGGTCACAGCCTGAGAAACTTGTGCAAACTAACCAGGCAGCCCCTGAATTGGAGTCCATCGCTAGCAGTGTGTCAAAACGCGAGCCGTTTGAAGATCCAGATGATAAATTGGAGCATATGTTAATAATTCATAACATTTCTAATAGCATAGAGGCTCTTGGGGTTATAATGGAGGATAAATGTTTGAATTCAGAAAGACTTGGGGGGGGTGGTGCTGACCCTTTGAAAATCACTGCAATGGGGACTGCAGGGCTGATCACAGCAGTGGAATGTGAACAGGGAGCCTCGTCAGAGATTGCCCTTGAGAGACCTGTGGTGTTCTGTTTGGTAACTAGAAACTCACCAAATAATACAGCATCTCAGGAGACGGCCAAGCAAAATGATGACAGCATCTCACTTCAGCCCAGGAAGCTCCCTGTGGAAGATGCAGAGATGGAGTGCCATGTAACAAATGAGGCTAGATTGGAAGTGAATCCTAATGGAAGTTCAGCTCAATCAAATCAGGACACATCGCAGGCAGAAAATGCATATCCCAAAGCAGGCAGCCCTGTTGGGCTTACAATTAGTTCAGAGCCTTCTACAGCACTGTTATTTGGCAGAAATGGCCCAGGCTATGATGCAACTGCAGATGGACAGTTTTCTGACCCTTCATTTATTGCTCCTTCGACCAGAGTTGATCACTGCAACCACAGAGAACACTTAATGGGTAAAGAAGCAGCTGCCGACCATTCAGAGGAAAGCCGTCCCAAGTCTCTGGATTTCTGTACTTGTGGTGATCAAGCTGAGGTAGAAATTAAACCAGCTGGAGAACACTCACCCAGCAGTGGAACCCAAGCACTCTTTTCAGTCCAAGGATGTTGTGATATAAAAAATACTAGGGAGCTTTTTAAAGCACCCAGTCCAAACAATGCTAGCGCAGCGCATGTCTCTACGGCAAACCAAGACATTACAAGCAATGACAAGGGCCTTATTACTTCTTCTATTGGGAAAATAGGGAGCCCTTCAAAAAACTGTACTGTAGAACATCCTATTAAAGATGCAGTGTCTGAAGAAATGGATAAAATATTGAGCAGCGTGGCGAGTTCCACAGAGGCAGAGGAGGCTAAAATCACAGATGATGCTATCACAGTGTTGGATGTGTCTGCCTCCAGTTCAGAAGAAGAATATCCTCTCAGAAAAGTGAATCCTGCAAAGCAGGATTCAAGATTTCTGGCATTCAAAGAGGAACTGGATACTGCCCAGAACAGCCAGGCAGGTGCCCAGGACAACATGACTGTGTCTTCTGACATTCATGAGCAAATGTATCTTGCAGAAGATGCATCTCCAAATGAGCAGACACACAATGGTGACTCCTGGGTTAAAGAAGCCACTGCAGAGACCATGGAGAACTCCTGTGCATCACCACATAGCAGCAGAAAAAGCTCCTCTGCATGGGACGCCTCTGCAACAGATGAGAAGGAAGCAAGTGAATATGTTGCACTGACAAGCAGGACCAATGTGGATGGCAGGGAGCTTGCCTCAGGGAAAGTGTCTGCCTGGAATCTGGAGGTGAGCGGCAGCATACTTCCACCTGAGGCAGAGCTCTCCACAGCAGACTCAACTCTGAGTGCCAAGCAAGAGAGGACCTCAAAGATCGCACAAAACCATATTGGTGGTAGCACTACtacatcctttaaaaaagaatgtcATGCTAAAAAGGATGGGGAAATGCTTGCTGCTGTAACTGGGGGGAATTCCTTACCAATGGTCCCCAAAACTTCCAGGACTGAAAAGCAGGGAGCCATATCTCCAAAGTCAGAGTTGCTCATTACATCCTCCAAACAAACTGGAGCTCAGCACGTACACAAACCATCAGATTTTATAAACCTTTCAACAAAGGCAGGAGTTGAAGGTAGCCGTGGCAGGCCTCTCTCGAAAATAACCAGCCACACAGGGAGAAGGAAAAGTCAGCAGGATTCACTAGCTGAGTCAGTTATGGCAAATGCTTCCATATTGATGAAAGACTTGCCTAAAACCCTAAGGAAAATTAGGCAAGAGATGGGAAACCCCTTACCTCCTTTACTCCCACCTTTGATAGCTACACCTCCAAAGACTGTTCAGCCTGTTACCCCATTAATGTCACCATCTAGCCAATTTCCTTGGCCATCCCCACTGAATGAACTGATTTCTCCATTACGTGGCACTCCAGTCCCCCCTCTGATGTCGCCACTGTCAGACAAACTGAAACAGAAGTGTATGTCTCCCTCTGAGGTGCTGATTGGTGAGAGAACTTTGTCTTCCCCTCTTCAGTTCTGTGCTGCCACTCCTAAGCATGCTCTTCCGGTCCCTGGCAGGCTTCCTCCTTCAGCAGCTGGTGCTGCTGCTCAAGCTGTGCCCCAGGAAAACTCAGTGAAAATTTTGGACAGTATGTACCCCAAGTTGTCTGCCCGAGCAATAACACTCAACATCCTCAAAGGTAATGTACAGCTCACTAGGCCGTCTTCCTCAGAGGGCATAAAGGTTCCACTGCCTATCCATCCGATCAGCGGCTTCAAGGAAATTGCTTCTTCCTCCACGGCTTTTGTTAAAACTGGGACCACGCTGTTTTCAGAGCCACTGTCTTTCAGAGTGAGTGAAACGGGAAAAAGGAGGCTGACATCTCCAGCTATGCCAAAAAGTGCCAAAAGGCTACGGCTAGATAGAGATTTTTTGAACTCAGACCTTGACACAGAAGAGCTTTCCATTAGAGACTCAGGTACTAGCCCCCATGGCCTTGCTGATGAAATGGCCTGTCCAAGCAATGGGGATGCCATTCTGGCAATGGGCGGCTCCAAATTGCTTCTGCCAACAGCAGAAATTGATCCCAACAGGGCTGTGACTGTAgtgctggagaaaatgtctgaatCCTGCATCGACCTGTTCCCTGCTATATATAGGCATGTCCATGCGGGCAGTACATCTGACATCCCAATACtgacagaggaagaggaagaagtcaTTTATGAATTTGGCGTTGCAAAAAAGGTCAGTGATGTGGTGTTCCCCTCCACCTCCGACTGCTTCTTAGCTTGTTCTGTGTTGCGTGcagaaataaataatgcaaagcagaaataaataatgcaaagcaTAGAGCTTTCTAGAATAAATTTTGGGATTATTGTAATGTCCAGGGAGGCATATTAGAGGTCTTCTGTCTACAAAGCTAGAGGGTAACAGCTTTTGACAtgcttttttttaagtagctaAATATCTGAAGCTTTGATTCATGTCTCGTATGGATGTTTTGTGGATTTGCATGGCCTCCCCCAGGCCCCTAACCTTATTTACTTTTCTTTCATTCCTAGACATCACTATAGTTTTTAACCTAAAGGGTCTCATATTTCTTGAATTCAGGTTCACCTTTAAACATGCTGTACCTTCTGCTCCCCTTCTCAATCCCAGCAGTGGATCGTCTGTTCCACAGGTCAGTGGTACAGGGATCTTTGTTCACACTTTCGTGAAATCACTTCCGTGGGATGGGAAAATTTATGAATTAAGGTACTAGTCCCAGCACTGGCATTAGAAGGGGGATAGAACGAAATCTCTTATGCCTTTATGAAggcaaaacaacagctcttcttgaGATAATGATTCCTCTGCAAGGGTACAAATCCAGGTCTCAGTcaggatatagaagaagaagaagaagagttggtttatatgccgcttttctctgcccgaaggaggctcagagcagcttacagtcaccttccctttcctctccccacaacagacaccctgtgaggtgggtgaggctgagagggggagaacaccttaaaacattttttcagatttatttgtcaatatcactgctcggtcagaacagttttatccgtgctgtggcaagcccaagatcacccagctggctgtatgtgggggagtacagaattgaacccggcatgccagattagaagtctgcactcctaaccactacaccaaactggctcagggctGGGGGGATTCAGTTTGCCCAAGTGTTGGCTGGTGTAGAATGTATCCTTCACCTCTTCAAGGGTCTTCCCTAAAATTTTGCCCTCTGTCTTCAGGTCTCTCTCagactttcataggagggagagGTTGAGAACTGCTAGTTTAAGCCCATCTTGGATCTTGCAGATATCTTTTGTTAGCATCTCACATCATGAGATGGCACCTCTTACTGGGGGGAGGCCAAATGGACTGAAGTTTGGACTGGCAAAAACATCTGAAAACAAGTTGTCCTGTGATCAAGGAATGGAAATTCACAACCTAGGTGTGTTATAAAAGGCTAGTagttatctgtaaccgctccacgggaacggtataaataaaacagtaagggccctcaaggatggccctgtccgggatggggaagggtggccattggccCGTTCCCCCGGAGTGACAAGCAGGGTGCACTCTCCCTTTCTCTAcgcctgcctggctgcctacctacccccctccctcccagggggggCCCTCCCGTACCCACCCAGTGCCCGCTAGCGCTCGCTGTATTCTTTTTACCGTggacttaatttctagtaattaTATGTTTCTCTTTTATATGGATTgcttttatttatgtgtttaaaCCACCCTGAACAAGAGTTGGAAAGAACAGGAAACATTAATGACAAGTGGAGcccctgctttagggagaagGGAAACCTCACCTACCCACAGGGCCACTTTCTTTGCTTTGCTGCTGGCCAGTTAGTCAGCTGGGGGGAGAACACAAAACATTTTTCAGATTTATCTGTCAATCTAGGAATTTTCCTGACATTACCGAAAAATCCATCTTCTCTATCTGTAGACCCATTATATGGATTTTTCCTCTCCACATTCTAGTGCCATGTTctgaattaaatatattgataaATCCAAGGCTTATTTAGATGTTTGCAATCTCTTgggaaagactgaaggaaaatGTGAGCCAGTGGCCATAGCTGTATTGACCAGACAGGAACTTCTTTATGGAATTCGAGGCCTTTTGGGCCACCTCTAAGGTCTCTCCACTGTATAACTTCATTTTGTTCATGCCTGGCTCTTGACATTGACAGTGGCATTTTCATTTGCTAGTGCTGTTTTATTTAACCTCTGATTTTCAACTTTAAGctttgtactgtattttatttgttagCTGCTTTTAATTTCTGAAAAGGGAGTTAAAGCTTTCACTAATAATGCCATTTCAGTGTGCTTACTGGGACTGAACTGTCCTTCAATAAATTAATTATTgcctctttaaaaattgtttgctCTTTAAAAGCATCATTAAGTCTTTTCATGGGCAATAGCATTTCTTAAAATAAGGTTTATGTATTAAGTAGCAAGT
This region of Paroedura picta isolate Pp20150507F chromosome 14, Ppicta_v3.0, whole genome shotgun sequence genomic DNA includes:
- the ICE1 gene encoding little elongation complex subunit 1 isoform X2, translated to MMPGESPTAAAAATACANCGTLQQNLNEYVAALISLKQKIMATDRLLTDYEQKSNELKRAERENSAFRQQVEQMLQKLSPLEKCKEELRSVKAELEEKKSSLKMYQDTHLEYVCVKEEMNKSDAMKKKLEAKVKKLEKATEKHNLDFKQLKTEKKILEKKLKKAQEKIESFPSENKKKEKIKLLLEELWLCIDSSTGKSHMDENDCYLANFHNNSRPREKIKAVQNSPKPKRARGERPSHCSSPETCTTQPSLTPLQIKWDSRPARDAGQMDNEAYIGEGAPFQGQSPGFARRTEPSTSSLDLCHMEVEEAAENLTEILEWVGSLPRLLSPIQFSPATIPDMLFGELSDSSDEEVDQDTQKIKNMPENSYQSTPATYTGSKKNPLEPLRTSDSSGIKNKSSDPCKSVGRPTVLLQNKSVLWPNKIGAKSKEGEKHLEENCECMERTPKITFHSTEMVAKSPADKTETENKTLVCDRMSVNCHQEQEKRVEPGHVLEVVTSSLERVVKESTDLIKDETKEELTGTVETSMSSFTEDDQCPPQKGGKPQETKEPVLATENKLVVGRCGPSNVIRAAVTRKGSRDIQAESDLGRAGLPNDHTAPEQNKTEGSGMWHNGGPEFTDQGMNFGCFDLPSETDHHTDQVQCEHAEVMVMQTAKEHAGASGAFIKLHWAEEAHSKEDGCHRASEDDVNGEAELDGADALSLKSRAVDEQEDSLACSSKVAQTRNECSIAPSHSKNEEGDKLKTEVENIASKDKMPGSNLEETPSSLVVTNGCPHVDKKDYCLLLQEEPGNVNSPVLPTQVSVVKDGWSQPEKLVQTNQAAPELESIASSVSKREPFEDPDDKLEHMLIIHNISNSIEALGVIMEDKCLNSERLGGGGADPLKITAMGTAGLITAVECEQGASSEIALERPVVFCLVTRNSPNNTASQETAKQNDDSISLQPRKLPVEDAEMECHVTNEARLEVNPNGSSAQSNQDTSQAENAYPKAGSPVGLTISSEPSTALLFGRNGPGYDATADGQFSDPSFIAPSTRVDHCNHREHLMGKEAAADHSEESRPKSLDFCTCGDQAEVEIKPAGEHSPSSGTQALFSVQGCCDIKNTRELFKAPSPNNASAAHVSTANQDITSNDKGLITSSIGKIGSPSKNCTVEHPIKDAVSEEMDKILSSVASSTEAEEAKITDDAITVLDVSASSSEEEYPLRKVNPAKQDSRFLAFKEELDTAQNSQAGAQDNMTVSSDIHEQMYLAEDASPNEQTHNGDSWVKEATAETMENSCASPHSSRKSSSAWDASATDEKEASEYVALTSRTNVDGRELASGKVSAWNLEVSGSILPPEAELSTADSTLSAKQERTSKIAQNHIGGSTTTSFKKECHAKKDGEMLAAVTGGNSLPMVPKTSRTEKQGAISPKSELLITSSKQTGAQHVHKPSDFINLSTKAGVEGSRGRPLSKITSHTGRRKSQQDSLAESVMANASILMKDLPKTLRKIRQEMGNPLPPLLPPLIATPPKTVQPVTPLMSPSSQFPWPSPLNELISPLRGTPVPPLMSPLSDKLKQKCMSPSEVLIGERTLSSPLQFCAATPKHALPVPGRLPPSAAGAAAQAVPQENSVKILDSMYPKLSARAITLNILKGNVQLTRPSSSEGIKVPLPIHPISGFKEIASSSTAFVKTGTTLFSEPLSFRVSETGKRRLTSPAMPKSAKRLRLDRDFLNSDLDTEELSIRDSGTSPHGLADEMACPSNGDAILAMGGSKLLLPTAEIDPNRAVTVVLEKMSESCIDLFPAIYRHVHAGSTSDIPILTEEEEEVIYEFGVAKKCLAEPVLHAILKKLKHQKTSLGTGHIQSLCRVYVGICRQLRDLEKARLFCYSLLKEGFPQPGKLILFIGNMWSEVFTSEGMVNKAIQLVARKRSRGQVLKCLKTVLNWEESEPADIGMMVSSLLMAIKLYPLMEFQASEQHGEDLKENMWEYVFAIDLLCSHQKWIWTHNHIISKELWPIMDKWIKNRKGSGNASSPSDVIVATVLRLIGRLSQIGLKEGFSSAVKNISSVIAAFLQHAKEKDVPWGVQLAAVYSLCELGPSSPSEILNAMRAWEAANRNSLPPAIASSITQVRDLLEQ